The genomic interval TCCGGGTCAACGGGGGTCCGATAAACATGGGAGGGAAACAAGAAGTGAGGAGCACGGGGCGACCATGCAAATGCGCGGGACAAACGACGCCCCCTCACCGCCGCCCGAGAGGGGGATCACACACCTGTATCGATGGATGAATCCGGTGCGGACGCCTCAGAGCTTTTCCATGAAGCGGCGCACAACCCTGCGAAATTCCGTCGGCTCCTCGGCCATGACGAAATGCCCCGCCCCGGGAAAGATCTCGAGTTCGGAATCACCGACATGCTCATTGAGGTAGGTTGAAAACTTCATGGCCATGAGGTTGTCTTTGTCCCCGCTGATGATGAGCGTCGGCACACCTATCTCGTCCAACCTCCCCCGGGAATCAAAGGTGTTGCAGGCGGTGTAGTCACCGGAGGTCACCTGCGGCTCGACGGCGGCGAAGATCTTCCGGTATCTCTCAATCACCTCCCGATCGGTATCGGGGCCGTAGGCCACGGAGCCTGACATGTCGAGAAACGCATCGTAGTCCTTTTCGATACCGGCAAAGATGGCGGACGCCACGGGCATCTTCGCCCCGGTCCCCATGAGCACCAGGCCCGTCACCAGGTCCGGATGCGAAAGACTCAACGCCTGGGCCACCGCCCCCCCCATGGAAAGCCCGACAATC from Candidatus Zymogenaceae bacterium carries:
- a CDS encoding alpha/beta hydrolase, yielding MSKRGGAQSTIGRLMGERQNGRKRMVFIHSAGATSRLWEDEVAYFNTWYDTLALDLPGRGGTGGEGETDAFAYGDFAARAMRELDFFPAVIVGLSMGGAVAQALSLSHPDLVTGLVLMGTGAKMPVASAIFAGIEKDYDAFLDMSGSVAYGPDTDREVIERYRKIFAAVEPQVTSGDYTACNTFDSRGRLDEIGVPTLIISGDKDNLMAMKFSTYLNEHVGDSELEIFPGAGHFVMAEEPTEFRRVVRRFMEKL